A genomic segment from Dermacentor silvarum isolate Dsil-2018 chromosome 11, BIME_Dsil_1.4, whole genome shotgun sequence encodes:
- the LOC119432666 gene encoding uncharacterized protein LOC119432666 codes for MYAKREIPTLDSVLKAVNEDDDLPNFKKTTLWRLMKDIGFMFDKRKRNLALIERSDIIAWRRRYLRAIKEFRRQGRCVIYLDKTWVNAGHTKEYVWQEKTAKSAHDAFLKGLSTGLVAPSGKGVRLILVHAGSSATGFVQGAADHFRAKKGNNADYHSEMDGKYFEKWFTDKLLPNIPANSIVVKDNAPYHSVALEKAPTKSKRKADIQLWLTKKGVPWSQDMVRAELLELSRKVNTPTIVHRIDTVAASHGHEVLRVPPYHCEFNPIELVWSQVKGNQCSHLPRSSPKRGTSPAKYRRTFTCDVRRNLSKSSIVLQKQGGALEVVLVAPWDAR; via the exons ATGTACGCCAAGAGGGAGATCCCAACACTGGACAGTGTGCTTAAGGCTGTCAACGAAGACGACGACTTGCCGAACTTCAAGAAAACGACCTTGTGGAGGTTAATGAAAGACATTGGCTTCATGTTTGATAAGAGGAAACGGAATCTTGCGCTGATCGAGCGCAGTGACATCATTGCCTGGCGCCGCAGATACCTGCGGGCGATCAAGGAATTCCGAAGACAGGGCAG GTGCGTCATCTACTTAGATAAAACGTGGGTGAATGCAGGGCACACGAAGGAATACGTCTGGCAGGAGAAGACTGCGAAGTCAGCTCATGATGCTTTCCTGAAAGGTCTGTCGACAGGATTGGTCGCGCCCTCGGGCAAAGGGGTCCGTTTGATCCTTGTACATGCTGGGAGCAGTGCAACAGGTTTCGTCCAAGGAGCTGCTGACCACTTCCGAGCAAAAAAGGGGAACAACGCTGACTACCACTCTGAGATGGACGGAAAGTACTTCGAGAAGTGGTTCACAGACAAGCTTTTGCCAAACATTCCGGCCAATAGCATTGTAGTCAAGGACAATGCTCCATACCACAGCGTAGCTCTTGAAAAAGCACCTACCAAGTCTAAGCGCAAAGCTGATATTCAGCTTTGGCTCACAAAGAAAGGTGTTCCATGGTCACAGGACATGGTGAGAGCTGAGCTGCTGGAACTTTCGCGAAAGGTCAACACACCCACCATTGTGCACCGCATCGACACTGTGGCGGCTAGCCATGGTCACGAAGTGCTTCGTGTACCACCATACCACTGCGAGTTCAATCCAATTGAACTTGTTTGGAGCCAAGTGAAGGG GAACCAGTGCTCTCACCTGCCGAGAAGCTCGCCCAAGCGAGGAACATCTCCCGCCAAGTACCGGAGGACGTTCACCTGCGATGTACGCAGGAATCTGTCCAAGTCCTCAATTGTGCTCCAG AAGCAAGGCGGTGCTCTGGAGGTGGTGCTGGTGGCCCCATGGGATGCTCGCTGA